A window of the Zeugodacus cucurbitae isolate PBARC_wt_2022May chromosome 4, idZeuCucr1.2, whole genome shotgun sequence genome harbors these coding sequences:
- the LOC128921619 gene encoding uncharacterized protein LOC128921619: MKNRRKPRMRHPPFDDDPCKRLKDYDLRACTWNVRTLNWESASAQLVDVLRRLKADITAIQEVRWTGQGRKKVGPCDIYYSGHIKERKYGVGFVVGERLRRRVLAFTLVDERLATIRIKARFFNISLICAHAPTEEKDDVTKEVKVKESGPNIDSDHYLVAAKIRTRLCAAKNARQQTQGRFDVEKLQSQQTATKYSTRLALLLSESTHQHLGIRELWNGISNSLRTAAAETIGFRQRQKTSWYDEECRLAAERKQTAYLATLQTTTTRARWDRYRDLKREARRICRQKKKEAEMREYEELEKLADRGNARKFYEKMKRLNEGFKTGASSCRDQGGNLVTDVQGILGLWREHFSDLLNGSESTTPGDGEPDPPIDDDGTDVPLPDHEEIRIAITRLKNNKAAGADRLPAELFKYGGEELIRCMHQLLCRIWSEESMPDDWNLSVL, encoded by the coding sequence atgaaaaatcgacgaaagcctcggatgagacaccccccttttgatgacgatccctgcaaacgtttaaaggactatgatttaagggcatgcacttggaatgtccggacccttaattgggaaagtgcctctgcccagctggttgatgtcctcagacgactaaaggctgacatcaccgccatccaagaagtgcgatggacgggacaaggacggaagaaggtgggtccttgtgacatctactacagcggccatataaaggagcgcaaatatggtgttggatttgtggtgggagagagactccgtcgcagagtcctggcattcaccctggtggatgaacgtctagccacaatccgcatcaaagcgaggttcttcaacatatcgctgatttgcgcccacgccccaacggaagagaaggacgatgtgaccaaagaagtgaaagtgaaagaaagtggtccaaatatagactcggaccattatctggtcgcagcgaagatacgcacccgcctctgtgcagcaaagaatgcccgtcaacaaacacaaggaaggttcgacgtcgaaaagctgcaatcgcaacagacagccacgaaatactctactcgacttgcacttctgctctctgagagcactcatcagcatctcggtataagggaactgtggaacggcatctcaaactcactgcgtaccgctgcagccgaaacaattggttttcggcaacgacaaaaaacaagctggtacgatgaggagtgccgtctcgcagcggagagaaaacagactgcctacctcgcaacgttgcaaacgaccacaacacgtgcgagatgggatagataccgagatctgaagagggaagcgagacgcatctgcagacaaaaaaagaaagaggccgaaatgcgtgagtacgaagagcttgagaagctggcagacagaggtaatgctcgaaaattttatgaaaaaatgaagcgacttaacgaaggtttcaagaccggagcatcctcatgtcgagaccaaggtggtaatctggtaaccgatgtccagggcatactgggattatggagggaacacttctccgacctgctgaacggcagtgagagtacaaccccaggagatggcgaacccgatcccccaatcgacgacgatggaacagatgtaccattacccgaccatgaagaaattcgaatagcaattacccgcttgaagaacaacaaagcggcgggggccgatagattaccggcagaactattcaaatacggcggcgaagaactgataaggtgcatgcatcagcttctttgcagaatatggtcggaagaaagcatgcctgacgattggaatctcagtgtgctctga